A single region of the Lycium barbarum isolate Lr01 chromosome 2, ASM1917538v2, whole genome shotgun sequence genome encodes:
- the LOC132628697 gene encoding uncharacterized protein LOC132628697, with amino-acid sequence MGPYQPELEAFPKTKFGNKMRQFNPDWYKPPYSGWLEYNIKDDAAFCLCCYLFKNEFESRGNAGRAFANDGPARLKSHVGEVNSTQNKCFNRMLDFSNQRQSIRASLSNLNEKDKSDYRIRLNASINVVRFILRNGLSFRGHDESEESEYKGFFLELLEFHGNNHSDV; translated from the coding sequence ATGGGGCCTTATCAACCGGAACTGGAAGCATTTCCTAAAACTAAGTTTGGGAACAAGATGCGTCAATTTAATCCTGATTGGTATAAGCCTCCATACTCTGGTTGGTTGGAATATAACATAAAAGATGATGCTGCATTTTGTTTGTGTTGTTATTTGTTCAAGAATGAATTTGAAAGTCGTGGTAATGCGGGGAGAGCATTTGCAAATGATGGTCCTGCGAGACTTAAATCACATGTTGGTGAAGTAAATAGTACTCAAAATAAATGTTTCAATAGGATGCTAGATTTTTCAAATCAACGTCAATCGATTCGAGCTTCTTTGTCCAATCTCAATGAGAAAGACAAGAGTGATTATCGAATTCGATTAAATGCCTCGATTAATGTGGTAAGGTTTATCCTAAGAAATGGATTATCATTTCGTGGTCATGATGAGAGTGAAGAATCCGAATACAAAGgtttttttcttgaacttttggaATTTCATGGAAATAACCATTCGGATGTGTAA
- the LOC132628698 gene encoding uncharacterized protein LOC132628698, with protein sequence MSDTSARSLQKAIYSLLENHSLCLSKLRRQGYDGTSNMQGEKNGVKSLTLQDAPSAYCIHCFAHQLQLALVALSRKHSDVKNFFYVVTNVLTTIGTSFKRRELLRQHQVEKLEELLKAGEIFTRQGLNQERGLQRPGDKKEDSPLKLDRLAAGNLLDNIQEFEFVFILHLMFKVLLFKNELNRALQKKDQDIVNAMELLNLAKIRLQKMRESDLESLMDDVYSFCGKHEILIPKMDDNYPRSKRKRSRVSYLHHFHVEVFYAIIDLQLQELNNRFDVVTSDLLLGMASFNPVDSFANFDKNRILKLAGYYKSEFGDNQLRDLSYQLDSFIVYARQRDSKFLNLKGIKDLAILMAKTKLDQTWSLVYLLVKLTLILPVATTSVERAFSSMMLIKNDLCNRIGEEFLNDCLVCKIERKVFATISNDAIMDRFQRMKSRRVQL encoded by the exons ATGAGTGATACATCTGCAAGATCATTGCAAAAAGCAATTTATTCTTTACTTGAGAATCACTCGCTATGTTTATCGAAATTACGCAGACAAGGTTACGATGGAACTAGTAATATGCAAGGAGAAAAAAATGGCGTAAAGTCTTTGACTTTGCAAGATGCTCCATCTGCATATTGTATTCACTGTTTTGCTCATCAATTGCAATTGGCACTTGTCGCTCTATCTAGAAAACACTCGGATGTGAAAAATTTCTTTTATGTTGTCACTAATGTATTGACTACTATTGGAACATCTTTTAAGCGCAGGGAATTACTTCGACAAcaccaagtggagaagttggaagaatTGCTTAAAGCCGGAGAAATTTTTACTAGGCAAGGATTGAATCAAGAACGTGGTCTCCAACGACCGGGTG ATAAGAAAGAAGATTCTCCACTCAAGCTTGATAGACTTGCAGCTGGAAATCTTTTGGATAACATTCAGGAATTTGAATTTGTCTTTATTTTGCATTTGATGTTCAAGGTGTTGCTTTTTAAAAATGAATTGAACAGAGCTTTACAAAAGAAAGATCAAGATATCGTCAATGCTATGGAGTTGCTTAACCTTGCAAAGATAAGATTGCAAAAAATGAGAGAAAGTGATTTGGAGTCTTTGATGGATGACGTTTATTCATTTTGTGGAAAACATGAAATTTTGATTCCCAAAATGGATGATAACTATCCAAGATCGAAGCGTAAGAGGTCCCGAGTTTCATATTTACATCACTTTCATGTGGAAGTATTTTATGCAATTATTGATTTGCAACTTCAGGAGCTCAATAATCGTTTTGATGTTGTGACTAGTGACTTGCTCCTTGGTATGGCTAGTTTTAATCCCGTTGATTCATTTGCTAATTTTGACAAGAATAGGATATTGAAGTTGGCCGGGTATTACAAAAGTGAGTTTGGTGATAACCAACTTCGAGATCTCAGTTACCAGCTTGATAGTTTCATTGTCTATGCTCGACAGCGTGATAGCAAGTTTCTCAACTTGAAGGGGATTAAGGATCTTGCTATTTTGATGGCAAAAACAAAATTGGATCAAACTTGGTCTCTTGTTTATTTACTTGTGAAGCTGACATTGATTTTACCTGTCGCTACTACAAGTGTGGAAAGAGCATTTTCCTCAATGATGCTCATAAAAAATGACCTATGCAATCGCATTGGTGAAGAATTTCTAAATGATTGTTTAGTTTGTAAGATAGAGCGTAAGGTATTTGCAACTATAAGCAATGATGCAATTATGGATCGTTTTCAAAGGATGAAGTCTCGTCGAGTACAATTGTAA